A stretch of Lactuca sativa cultivar Salinas chromosome 6, Lsat_Salinas_v11, whole genome shotgun sequence DNA encodes these proteins:
- the LOC111880401 gene encoding growth-regulating factor 3 isoform X1: protein MDFHLKQWAHQNQHQPDDSSASLALPLFSSEPTSSSSSSKPSKEMMQGVSGYFSVGQWQELEVQALIYRYMLTGSPIPPQLLHLLLNSTSNTNPPFYPLSNFPSLCQTGGGYWGRGGMDPEPGRCRRTDGKKWRCSRDVVAGHKYCERHIHRGRNRSRKPVEIPTPTTSTATAGSRGGDVDYGVGLVKKPTSVYTTTAAAAGYGGAQTYTGSTNCGGSVSGHSPFFDQLHLNQRVDDKAAYRSSENEDKLSGGRILRPFFNDWPRTVQEQETLATSLSISVTGDATSDFSLKLSTGNDETGPRGEEINGERERASLSWGMQWGTHHAGSLGGPLAEALRSSSTSNTSSPTSVLHQLQRGSTTTSETSYVST, encoded by the exons ATGGACTTCCATCTTAAGCAATGGGCACACCAGAATCAACACCAACCTGATGATTCTTCTGCATCGCTTGCTCTTCCTCTTTTTTCTTCTGAACCCacctcttcatcatcatcatccaaacCCTCaa AAGAGATGATGCAGGGTGTAAGTGGTTACTTCAGCGTAGGGCAATGGCAGGAGCTTGAAGTACAGGCATTGATATACAGATACATGCTTACCGGTTCACCAATTCCTCCTCAACTTTTACACCTTTTACTCAACTCCACCTCCAACACCAACCCTCCTTTTTATCCTCTCTCCAACTTCCCATCTT TGTGCCAAACAGGAGGAGGATATTGGGGAAGAGGAGGAATGGATCCAGAGCCAGGAAGATGTAGAAGAACCGACGGAAAAAAATGGAGGTGTTCAAGAGATGTGGTGGCCGGTCACAAGTACTGTGAGCGCCACATCCACCGTGGCCGCAATCGTTCAAGAAAGCCTGTGGAAATCCCCACACCCACCACTTCCACCGCAACGGCCGGCAGTCGTGGCGGTGATGTTGATTATGGCGTTGGACTTGTTAAAAAACCAACATCCGTCTATaccaccaccgccgccgccgCCGGTTACGGTGGGGCTCAGACGTACACAGGATCTACTAATTGTGGTGGTAGTGTCTCCGGGCATTCTCCTTTTTTTGATCAGCTTCATCTCAATCAAAG gGTTGACGACAAAGCTGCATATCGATCATCTGAAAACGAAGACAAATTATCAGGTGGACGAATTCTTCGTCCATTTTTTAATGATTGGCCACGAACTGTTCAAGAACAAGAAACGCTAGCTACGAGTCTTTCCATTTCAGTCACTGGAGATGCAACTTCGGATTTCTCTTTGAAACTGTCAACTGGAAACGATGAAACAGGGCCACGTGGAGAGGAAATTAATGGGGAACGAGAGCGTGCTTCGTTGAGTTGGGGCATGCAATGGGGTACACACCATGCAGGTTCATTGGGTGGGCCTCTTGCTGAAGCGTTAAGATCATCTTCAACGTCTAATACTTCGTCTCCAACGAGTGTTTTACATCAGTTACAACGCGGGTCTACTACTACTTCGGAGACTAGTTATGTTAGTACCTGA
- the LOC111880401 gene encoding growth-regulating factor 3 isoform X2, with translation MDFHLKQWAHQNQHQPDDSSASLALPLFSSEPTSSSSSSKPSKMMQGVSGYFSVGQWQELEVQALIYRYMLTGSPIPPQLLHLLLNSTSNTNPPFYPLSNFPSLCQTGGGYWGRGGMDPEPGRCRRTDGKKWRCSRDVVAGHKYCERHIHRGRNRSRKPVEIPTPTTSTATAGSRGGDVDYGVGLVKKPTSVYTTTAAAAGYGGAQTYTGSTNCGGSVSGHSPFFDQLHLNQRVDDKAAYRSSENEDKLSGGRILRPFFNDWPRTVQEQETLATSLSISVTGDATSDFSLKLSTGNDETGPRGEEINGERERASLSWGMQWGTHHAGSLGGPLAEALRSSSTSNTSSPTSVLHQLQRGSTTTSETSYVST, from the exons ATGGACTTCCATCTTAAGCAATGGGCACACCAGAATCAACACCAACCTGATGATTCTTCTGCATCGCTTGCTCTTCCTCTTTTTTCTTCTGAACCCacctcttcatcatcatcatccaaacCCTCaa AGATGATGCAGGGTGTAAGTGGTTACTTCAGCGTAGGGCAATGGCAGGAGCTTGAAGTACAGGCATTGATATACAGATACATGCTTACCGGTTCACCAATTCCTCCTCAACTTTTACACCTTTTACTCAACTCCACCTCCAACACCAACCCTCCTTTTTATCCTCTCTCCAACTTCCCATCTT TGTGCCAAACAGGAGGAGGATATTGGGGAAGAGGAGGAATGGATCCAGAGCCAGGAAGATGTAGAAGAACCGACGGAAAAAAATGGAGGTGTTCAAGAGATGTGGTGGCCGGTCACAAGTACTGTGAGCGCCACATCCACCGTGGCCGCAATCGTTCAAGAAAGCCTGTGGAAATCCCCACACCCACCACTTCCACCGCAACGGCCGGCAGTCGTGGCGGTGATGTTGATTATGGCGTTGGACTTGTTAAAAAACCAACATCCGTCTATaccaccaccgccgccgccgCCGGTTACGGTGGGGCTCAGACGTACACAGGATCTACTAATTGTGGTGGTAGTGTCTCCGGGCATTCTCCTTTTTTTGATCAGCTTCATCTCAATCAAAG gGTTGACGACAAAGCTGCATATCGATCATCTGAAAACGAAGACAAATTATCAGGTGGACGAATTCTTCGTCCATTTTTTAATGATTGGCCACGAACTGTTCAAGAACAAGAAACGCTAGCTACGAGTCTTTCCATTTCAGTCACTGGAGATGCAACTTCGGATTTCTCTTTGAAACTGTCAACTGGAAACGATGAAACAGGGCCACGTGGAGAGGAAATTAATGGGGAACGAGAGCGTGCTTCGTTGAGTTGGGGCATGCAATGGGGTACACACCATGCAGGTTCATTGGGTGGGCCTCTTGCTGAAGCGTTAAGATCATCTTCAACGTCTAATACTTCGTCTCCAACGAGTGTTTTACATCAGTTACAACGCGGGTCTACTACTACTTCGGAGACTAGTTATGTTAGTACCTGA